One stretch of Deinococcus hopiensis KR-140 DNA includes these proteins:
- a CDS encoding UvrD-helicase domain-containing protein: MTVMENARGGRFTPAQEAAVYSPESVAISAGAGSGKTRVLAERILNLLRGGVEPGQIVAVTFTEAAAAELRERITRYVEVRAEEEGPAWQAALAGLPLMQVSTIHGLCGRVAREHPVESGAGLGFEVLDEVEARAWLDEHLAPVLAELPADTLLAVPGKIRTDVIRTLLDDPTSARDALEVAAEMAVGDPAERAQRAWQAVAGEWNGARAALQALQGPPADELEQIRRATLQAAKEAPVLGAGLLAVRAALQPHKGTIGKGWTKEEKAATHAALKTIKGLAARDDLLGEATEGARMHDRAVVALHEVFTHVLKRFGQLKAEQEVATFADLEAYADAALVHEPVRAYYAARWTHLLIDEAQDTNPVQWRILSALAGDGVNLTVVGDEKQSIYAFRRADVAVFREAQAEVQSRGGKVIPMATSFRTHAGLVAAVNVYFENLMRGPDETRPTAAKFEPLSAHRQEHPGGEDAPSVELHVIHGDDTASLRKAEATYLAGRIQALQLAAPPVYDREAEGLRPLRLSDVAMLFRARTDLKLYEDALSRAGLPFVVHGGRGLYDRPEVQDATNLLQAVADPTADVFLAAVLRGPHVQVTDDTLLELAQDREEGESLWASACRSDRPDVQKAVGLLLTLREASVTLSASQLLAEADGRTGALLVHAAQPDGARRVENVRRFQALLRRWAGEGVRDVVSVADHLTRLARLEAQEAEAISPHPDAVQLMTIHGSKGLEFPVVIVADALRQGGGPPPKVRFDARLGVALRLPHLDDDLPEWEALEGLSKERDLSEAERVAYVAFTRAADLLVLSVSGGDSGKAQERFATFVSHLPETGVERHYLTPEEVPPVAPLPLTLRGARPTLEVRSGPGVILPGSLAVTSLAKYLQCPRAFAYQYLEGRLPLASVWSERLQADERNPEKRAAGRQIGDAVHRAFEHSWTPLDMAERLAYLAPIDLKLVADCVRTFQGEAFASVNRRRYRREMPIQVPVGPVTFEGIVDAFDEEGRLVLDYKTDRTDHPEHHLPQLALYAHHLKAEQAALAYVRVGKLHVFSPEDLNTGMQQIGAAVERMTALDFAPTPSVVACRTCAFRGVCDAAVQGQAT; the protein is encoded by the coding sequence ATGACCGTGATGGAGAATGCCAGGGGGGGCCGCTTCACGCCCGCGCAAGAAGCGGCGGTCTACTCGCCGGAGAGTGTGGCCATCTCCGCCGGGGCGGGCAGCGGCAAGACGCGCGTCCTTGCGGAGCGGATCCTGAATTTGCTGCGCGGTGGGGTCGAGCCCGGCCAGATTGTGGCCGTCACGTTCACGGAAGCGGCGGCGGCGGAACTGCGTGAGCGCATCACCCGGTACGTCGAGGTGCGGGCGGAGGAGGAAGGCCCGGCATGGCAGGCGGCACTCGCGGGCCTGCCACTGATGCAGGTGAGTACCATTCACGGGCTGTGCGGACGGGTGGCCCGGGAACACCCGGTGGAGAGCGGCGCGGGTCTGGGATTCGAGGTGCTCGACGAGGTCGAGGCCCGCGCGTGGCTGGATGAGCATCTGGCCCCGGTCCTCGCGGAACTGCCCGCAGACACCCTGCTCGCCGTGCCGGGGAAGATCCGGACGGACGTGATTCGCACGCTGCTGGACGACCCCACCTCGGCGCGGGACGCCCTGGAGGTTGCGGCGGAGATGGCGGTCGGTGATCCTGCTGAGCGGGCTCAGCGTGCGTGGCAGGCGGTGGCGGGGGAGTGGAACGGGGCGCGCGCCGCGTTGCAGGCCTTGCAAGGCCCGCCGGCCGATGAACTGGAGCAGATCCGGCGGGCCACCCTGCAGGCAGCGAAGGAAGCGCCTGTGCTGGGCGCAGGACTCCTGGCGGTGCGCGCCGCCCTGCAGCCGCATAAAGGCACCATAGGTAAGGGCTGGACGAAGGAGGAGAAGGCCGCGACCCACGCTGCCCTGAAGACGATCAAGGGCCTGGCGGCGCGGGACGACCTGCTTGGGGAAGCCACGGAAGGCGCGAGGATGCACGATCGGGCGGTCGTGGCGCTGCACGAGGTCTTCACGCATGTCCTGAAGCGTTTCGGGCAGCTCAAGGCTGAGCAGGAGGTGGCGACGTTCGCGGACCTCGAAGCGTACGCGGACGCCGCACTCGTCCACGAACCGGTCCGGGCGTATTACGCGGCGCGCTGGACGCACTTGCTGATCGACGAGGCGCAGGACACCAACCCCGTACAGTGGCGGATCCTCTCGGCGCTGGCCGGGGACGGCGTGAACCTCACGGTGGTGGGGGACGAGAAGCAGAGCATCTACGCGTTTCGCCGTGCGGACGTGGCCGTGTTTCGGGAGGCGCAGGCGGAAGTGCAGTCGCGTGGCGGGAAGGTGATTCCCATGGCCACGTCCTTCCGCACGCACGCGGGACTGGTGGCGGCTGTGAACGTGTACTTCGAGAACCTGATGCGCGGCCCGGACGAAACCCGGCCAACCGCCGCGAAGTTCGAGCCGCTCAGCGCCCACCGTCAGGAACACCCGGGTGGGGAAGACGCGCCCAGCGTGGAACTGCACGTCATTCATGGCGATGACACGGCGTCCCTCCGGAAAGCCGAGGCGACGTACCTTGCGGGCCGTATTCAGGCGCTGCAGCTTGCTGCGCCGCCCGTGTATGACCGGGAGGCGGAAGGTCTTCGGCCGCTGCGTCTGTCGGACGTCGCCATGCTCTTTCGCGCGCGGACCGACCTCAAGCTGTACGAGGACGCCCTGAGCCGTGCGGGCCTGCCGTTCGTGGTGCATGGTGGGCGGGGCCTGTATGACCGCCCTGAAGTGCAGGACGCCACGAACCTCCTGCAGGCCGTAGCTGATCCCACGGCGGACGTCTTCCTCGCGGCGGTGCTGCGCGGACCGCACGTGCAGGTGACCGACGACACGCTCCTTGAACTCGCGCAGGACCGGGAGGAAGGAGAGAGCCTCTGGGCCTCGGCCTGCCGGAGTGACCGCCCCGATGTTCAGAAAGCGGTAGGGCTGCTGCTCACCCTCCGGGAAGCGAGCGTCACGCTCAGCGCCTCCCAACTGCTTGCGGAAGCGGACGGCCGGACCGGGGCGCTGCTCGTCCACGCCGCACAACCCGATGGCGCGCGCCGGGTAGAGAACGTTCGCCGCTTCCAGGCCCTGCTGCGCCGCTGGGCGGGGGAGGGCGTGCGGGACGTCGTCAGCGTTGCCGATCACCTGACCCGCCTCGCGCGGCTGGAAGCGCAGGAGGCCGAAGCGATCAGTCCCCATCCGGACGCCGTGCAGCTGATGACCATTCACGGGAGCAAGGGGCTGGAGTTTCCCGTGGTGATCGTCGCAGACGCCCTGCGGCAAGGCGGCGGTCCTCCACCGAAGGTTCGGTTTGATGCCCGGCTCGGCGTGGCGTTGCGGCTCCCACACCTCGACGACGACCTGCCCGAATGGGAAGCGCTCGAGGGCCTGAGCAAGGAGCGGGACCTGAGCGAAGCGGAACGGGTGGCGTACGTGGCCTTTACGCGGGCCGCAGATCTGCTGGTGCTCAGCGTGAGTGGGGGAGACTCCGGTAAGGCCCAGGAGCGCTTTGCGACGTTCGTGTCTCATCTGCCGGAAACGGGTGTGGAGCGGCACTACCTCACGCCGGAGGAGGTGCCGCCCGTGGCACCGCTGCCGCTGACCCTCAGGGGAGCCCGCCCGACGCTGGAGGTGCGCAGCGGTCCGGGCGTGATCCTGCCGGGCAGCCTGGCCGTCACCAGCCTCGCGAAGTACCTGCAGTGCCCGCGGGCCTTCGCGTACCAGTACCTGGAGGGCCGACTGCCCCTCGCGAGCGTATGGAGCGAGCGCCTGCAGGCGGATGAGCGCAACCCCGAGAAACGCGCGGCGGGCCGGCAGATCGGCGACGCGGTGCACCGCGCATTCGAGCACAGCTGGACGCCCCTCGACATGGCCGAGCGCCTCGCGTACCTCGCACCCATCGACCTCAAATTGGTCGCGGACTGCGTGAGGACTTTCCAGGGCGAGGCATTCGCCAGCGTGAACCGGCGCCGGTACCGGCGGGAGATGCCCATCCAGGTGCCGGTCGGTCCCGTGACCTTCGAGGGGATCGTTGATGCGTTCGACGAGGAAGGCCGCCTGGTGCTGGATTACAAGACCGACCGCACTGATCATCCGGAACACCATCTGCCGCAGCTGGCCCTGTATGCACACCACCTCAAGGCGGAGCAGGCGGCCCTGGCGTACGTCCGGGTGGGAAAGCTGCACGTCTTTTCGCCCGAGGATCTGAACACGGGGATGCAGCAGATCGGGGCGGCCGTGGAGCGGATGACTGCGCTGGATTTTGCACCGACGCCCAGCGTGGTCGCCTGCCGCACCTGCGCGTTCCGCGGTGTATGTGACGCTGCAGTACAGGGGCAGGCGACGTGA
- a CDS encoding helix-turn-helix transcriptional regulator, translated as MTATTKTERILDILELLADAEFSARDVVQRLGLPGNQLRSVQRDLRVLLDRNILEETSAGRYRRPLPPSTLNPVEALAVYSATRMLYHHAAEYNEHYHRAMQKLSKQLPGPAQRVASLANDAYRQRPNAAESRTFELVAQAWLDGRVLRFSYHSLQKVSTVELVIYFIELNPQNKQAYAIGVNRLKEGSKPFVFRVTRMRDVSLLSEYCEIPEEFHPLKFLSGAWGIMTGDPVRVELFFTPAVRERIQETHLGSTAQVKVLASGHTRVVLTVGGWRELVSWVLGWGGEVEVLEPPELREAVARGHHLGAGLYTVAPIQGAQT; from the coding sequence ATGACGGCCACCACCAAGACCGAGCGTATTCTCGACATCCTCGAACTGCTGGCGGACGCAGAATTCAGTGCCAGGGACGTGGTTCAGCGGTTGGGCCTTCCGGGTAACCAGCTGCGGAGCGTGCAACGGGACCTGCGGGTTCTTCTGGACCGCAACATTCTGGAGGAGACATCTGCTGGCCGTTACCGCCGCCCCCTGCCCCCCAGCACCCTGAATCCTGTAGAAGCCTTGGCGGTGTATTCCGCAACGCGCATGCTGTACCACCACGCTGCGGAGTACAACGAGCATTACCACCGGGCGATGCAGAAGCTCAGCAAGCAGTTGCCCGGGCCTGCCCAGCGCGTCGCGTCGTTGGCCAACGACGCGTACCGTCAACGCCCCAATGCTGCTGAGTCGAGAACGTTCGAACTTGTGGCTCAGGCGTGGCTGGACGGGCGGGTTCTGAGGTTCAGCTATCACTCCCTGCAGAAGGTCTCGACGGTCGAGCTGGTGATCTACTTCATCGAGCTCAACCCCCAGAACAAACAGGCGTACGCCATTGGGGTCAACCGCTTGAAAGAAGGGAGCAAGCCCTTTGTCTTTCGTGTAACCCGAATGCGGGACGTGTCGCTGCTGAGCGAATATTGCGAGATTCCTGAGGAGTTCCATCCCCTCAAGTTCTTGTCAGGTGCCTGGGGCATCATGACAGGAGACCCCGTGCGGGTGGAGCTGTTCTTTACTCCAGCAGTTCGGGAGAGAATTCAGGAGACGCACCTGGGAAGCACCGCACAGGTCAAAGTCTTGGCCAGCGGACACACGAGGGTCGTGCTGACCGTGGGTGGTTGGCGAGAACTCGTCTCCTGGGTGCTTGGGTGGGGCGGGGAAGTGGAGGTCCTGGAACCTCCGGAACTGCGGGAAGCTGTGGCTCGCGGCCACCACCTGGGGGCAGGGCTCTACACTGTTGCCCCCATTCAAGGCGCACAAACTTGA